The Engystomops pustulosus chromosome 4, aEngPut4.maternal, whole genome shotgun sequence genome contains a region encoding:
- the LOC140126091 gene encoding E3 ubiquitin-protein ligase TRIM11-like yields MASADLREELDCSICLTTYTDPVMLRCGHNFCRVCIDRVLDTQDGSGGYSCPECREEFQERPALMRNLVLLKLMENLLTTQPTPRETGICCTYCVDSPVPAVRSCLHCEASLCDKHLKVHSKSPEHVLSDPSTSLEKRKCSVHKKVLEYYCTEDATCICVSCSLAGEHWGHRVEMLDEASEKKKKKLRNVLQKLITKRKETEERVQSLEESRRKAQEKASGEAERVTALFIDIRRRLDDLEKRVLSDISRQEKEKSLSLSALIQKLEIQKDELSRKMRHIEELCNMTDPLTVLQEPDTGDLCDPEEGGGDEDTGGHDNQRHDVDGLDVTVISDTLHTLCDIISGIRSGIYVMVPVDILLDVNTADNNLHISDDLKTATRTQEKQNRPETAERFQVYPQVMNRRRFTSGRHYWDVEISRSGRWMVGMCYPSIDRRGDQSCIGYNNKSWCLWRYNNEYYVTHDRNEIQLPHNISSDRVRICLDYEAGELSFYELCDPIRHLHTFTTTFTEPLHAALWVREGSIKILGGGRKWEKPS; encoded by the coding sequence ATGGCGTCTGCTGATCTGAGAGAGGAGCTGGACTGCTCCATCTGTCTGACCACTTATACAGATCCTGTAATgctgagatgtggacacaacttctgccgggtcTGTATTGATCGTGTGCTGGATACACAGGACGGGTCTGGAGGTTATTCCTGTCCTGAATGTAGAGAAGAGTTTCAGGAGCGGCCGGCACTGATGAGGAACTTAGTTCTGCTTAAATTAATGGAGAATTTACTGACTACTCAACCAACACCGAGAGAAACCGGGATCTGCTGCACTTACTGTGTGGactctcctgtacctgctgtgagGTCCTGTCTACATTGTGAGGCTTCTCTGTGTGATAAACACCTGAAAGTCCACAGCAAATCACCAGAACACGTCTTATctgaccccagcacttccctggAGAAACGGAAATGTTCTGTCCATAAGAAGGTCCTGGAATATTACTGCACTGAGGATGCTacatgtatctgtgtgtcctgcagtttGGCCGGAGAACACTGGGGACATAGAGTGGAGATGCTGGATGaggcctctgagaagaagaagaagaaactgaGAAATGTTCTCCAGAAACTGATCACAAAGAGGAAGGAGACTGAGGAAAGAGTCCAGAGTCTGGAGGAGAGCAGGAGAAAAGCTCAAGAAAAAGCCTCTGGAGAAGCTGagagagtcactgccctgttTATAGACATCAGGAGACGACTGGACGACCTGGAGAAGAGGGTCCTGAGTGACATCTCCAGGCAGGAGAAGGAAAAGTCCCTCTCACTGTCTGCTCTGATCCAGAAGCTGGAGATACAGAAGGACGAGCTGTCCAGGAAGATGAGgcacattgaggagctgtgtaacatgactgatccactgactgtgttacaggaaccagacacaggtgacttgtgtgatcctgaggaggggggaggtgatgaggacacagggggacatgataacCAGCGCCATGATGTAGatggtctggatgtgactgtgatctcagacacattacacacattatgtGACATAATATCAGGTATAAGGAGCGGGATCTATGTGATGGTCCCTGTAGACATATTACTAGATGTAAACACGGCTGATAATAATCTCCATATATCAGACGACCTGAAAACTGCAACCAGGACACAAGAGAAGCAGAATCGTCCAGAAACAGCAGAGAGATTCCAGGTTTATCCTCAAGTTATGAACAGACGGAGATTTACCTCAGGACGacattactgggatgtggagaTCAGTAGATCAGGGAGGTGGATGGTGGGGATGTGTTATCCCAGTATAGACAGGAGGGGAGATCAGTCGTGTATTGGATATAATAACAAGTCCTGGTGTTTGTGGAGATATAATAATGAGTATTATGTGACACATGACAGGAATGAGATCCAGTTACCTCACAATATCTCCAGTGATAGAGTCCGGATCTGTCTGGATTATGAGGCGGGGGAGTTGTCCTTCtatgagctgtgtgaccccatcagacacttacacaccttcaccaccaccttcaccgagCCTCTTCATGCTGCATTATGGGTAAGGGAAGGTTCTATAAAGATATTAGGGGGAGGCAGGAAGTGGGAGAAACCATCATAA